A single window of candidate division WOR-3 bacterium DNA harbors:
- a CDS encoding NTPase: MKFLNKSIFFITGRPGIGKTTLIKNIASSLDLKNICGFYTEEIREKNERIGFKIVTFHTGEGILAHIKFSTPYKISKYYVDIPNFEKLIIPELNLAKEKKIILIDEIGKMELFSQKFKEKVMEVFQLDKIIIATIPISKIIFIEKLKSLFPVKIYEITFQNREELQKSLKAEINKLLINLNNSGGS, encoded by the coding sequence ATGAAATTTTTAAACAAATCAATATTTTTTATTACTGGAAGACCGGGTATTGGAAAAACAACCCTCATTAAAAATATTGCTTCTTCTTTGGATTTAAAGAATATTTGTGGCTTTTATACCGAAGAAATAAGAGAAAAAAATGAAAGAATTGGCTTTAAAATTGTAACTTTTCATACTGGCGAAGGAATCTTGGCCCATATTAAATTCTCCACACCTTATAAAATTTCTAAATACTATGTTGATATTCCCAATTTTGAAAAATTAATAATTCCGGAATTAAACTTAGCAAAAGAAAAGAAAATTATTTTAATAGATGAAATCGGTAAAATGGAACTTTTTTCTCAAAAATTTAAAGAAAAAGTAATGGAAGTTTTTCAATTGGATAAAATTATTATTGCCACTATTCCTATTTCTAAAATTATATTTATTGAAAAATTAAAATCTTTATTTCCAGTAAAAATTTATGAAATAACTTTTCAAAACCGAGAAGAATTGCAAAAAAGTCTAAAAGCAGAAATAAATAAATTATTGATTAATCTTAATAATTCTGGTGGGAGTTAG
- the rplU gene encoding 50S ribosomal protein L21, whose amino-acid sequence MFAIAEIKGFEYFIKEGEKLIVPRIKAEVGEVIKLDDVLFLKANDKVWIGTPKVKGAFIEAKVLSHFKGEKIIVFKFRRRENYRRKKGFRPSLTEIEILKINPPEEIVSNGR is encoded by the coding sequence ATGTTTGCAATTGCCGAAATAAAAGGATTTGAATATTTTATCAAAGAAGGCGAAAAATTAATCGTTCCACGAATCAAAGCCGAAGTGGGAGAAGTTATCAAGCTTGATGATGTGTTATTTTTAAAGGCAAACGATAAAGTTTGGATAGGAACTCCAAAAGTAAAAGGTGCTTTCATAGAGGCTAAAGTATTGTCCCATTTTAAAGGAGAAAAAATTATTGTTTTTAAATTTAGACGAAGAGAAAATTATCGTCGAAAGAAAGGTTTTCGTCCTTCGTTAACCGAAATCGAAATTCTCAAGATCAATCCTCCGGAAGAAATCGTTTCCAATGGGCGGTAG
- the secG gene encoding preprotein translocase subunit SecG, translating into MFSFLLILHILVCLLLIFVVLLQQPQKGGMSLIFGGGESIFGGGGISPFMTKLTSAIATLLLLTSIGLVLTSQPKIQKIQQKVTPVEQQKR; encoded by the coding sequence ATGTTTTCTTTTTTGTTAATATTGCATATTTTAGTATGTCTGCTTTTGATATTTGTGGTTCTTTTACAACAACCTCAAAAGGGTGGAATGTCATTAATCTTTGGCGGCGGTGAATCAATTTTTGGTGGAGGTGGAATTTCTCCTTTTATGACTAAATTAACTTCAGCCATCGCGACGTTACTTTTACTTACCTCGATAGGTCTGGTTTTAACTTCTCAACCAAAAATTCAAAAAATTCAACAAAAAGTAACACCGGTAGAACAACAAAAAAGATAA
- the tpiA gene encoding triose-phosphate isomerase has translation MKKRKIFIGGNWKMNLNHLEGKEFVEKLLKSIKNIEKKEIVLFPPFTTLFTVSEIIKNTGIKLGAQNTHWEDKGAFTGEISPLFLIALDCEYVIIGHSERRRYFFENDEMINKKIKKALDVNLKPVFCVGEDLEERKTGKTFEVIEKQLKKGLKDVEKLNEIVIAYEPIWAIGSGINATPVQAREVHSFIREIISKDYGKEISENLRIIYGGSVNKNNIYELLKEEEIDGVLIGGASIKLEEFVQIVNLDL, from the coding sequence ATGAAGAAAAGAAAAATTTTTATTGGCGGCAATTGGAAAATGAATCTTAACCATTTAGAAGGAAAGGAATTCGTTGAAAAGTTATTAAAATCTATTAAAAATATCGAAAAAAAAGAGATCGTTCTCTTTCCTCCTTTCACTACCCTTTTTACCGTATCGGAAATTATTAAAAATACTGGAATTAAATTAGGAGCTCAAAATACTCATTGGGAAGATAAAGGGGCATTTACTGGCGAAATTTCACCTTTATTTTTAATTGCTTTAGATTGTGAATACGTAATAATCGGCCATTCGGAAAGAAGAAGATATTTTTTTGAAAATGACGAGATGATAAATAAAAAAATTAAAAAGGCTTTAGATGTAAATTTAAAGCCAGTCTTTTGTGTTGGGGAAGATTTAGAAGAAAGAAAAACAGGCAAAACTTTTGAAGTTATTGAAAAACAATTAAAAAAGGGGTTAAAAGATGTCGAAAAACTTAATGAAATAGTAATTGCCTACGAGCCAATTTGGGCGATTGGTAGCGGTATTAATGCTACGCCAGTACAAGCTCGTGAAGTTCATAGTTTTATTCGTGAGATAATTTCTAAAGATTATGGTAAAGAAATCAGCGAAAATCTAAGAATTATCTACGGAGGAAGTGTAAATAAAAATAATATCTACGAATTATTAAAAGAAGAAGAAATCGATGGTGTACTCATTGGTGGTGCCAGTATAAAATTAGAAGAATTTGTTCAAATTGTTAATCTTGATTTATAA
- a CDS encoding phosphoglycerate kinase — protein MKSIKDIDLNYKKIFLRVDYNVPLKERKILDDSRIRASLETIFFILNFPTILFIASHLGRPKKEKKEEFSLFPIASHLSKLLNKEVIFLEDCIGEKVLERKKRAKFGEIYLLENLRFYEEEEKNDLNFARELATEIDVYVNDAFSASHRAHASIVGITQFIKEKCAGFQFLKEVENLKKIFDEVKRPAILIIGGAKISDKLGVIKNLLPKVDKVLLGGGVIFTIFKALGYEIGKSIYEENLLKEGELLAKEEKVILPKDILIASEISENAHYYNTPIEEIRKDYYGVDIGKETITQYVKIIKEAKTIIFCGPLGIFEIEPFSCGTREIIKAIAEVTQKGTFSLAGGGDTVAAINKFNCIDKFSFISMAGGATLEFLEGKELPGLKALL, from the coding sequence ATGAAATCAATAAAAGATATTGATTTAAATTATAAGAAAATATTTTTAAGGGTAGATTATAACGTCCCTTTAAAGGAAAGAAAAATTCTTGACGACTCACGAATCCGTGCCTCTTTGGAGACTATTTTTTTTATTTTGAATTTTCCCACTATTCTCTTTATTGCGTCTCATTTAGGAAGACCTAAAAAAGAAAAAAAAGAGGAATTTTCTTTATTTCCGATTGCTTCTCATTTATCAAAACTCCTAAATAAAGAAGTAATTTTTTTAGAAGATTGTATCGGTGAAAAAGTTTTAGAAAGAAAGAAAAGGGCTAAATTTGGTGAAATTTATTTGTTAGAAAATTTAAGATTTTATGAAGAAGAAGAAAAAAATGATCTTAATTTTGCAAGAGAATTAGCTACCGAAATAGATGTGTATGTAAATGATGCTTTTTCTGCTTCTCATCGGGCACACGCTTCTATTGTTGGTATTACTCAGTTTATAAAAGAAAAATGTGCTGGCTTTCAATTTCTAAAAGAAGTGGAAAATTTAAAAAAAATTTTTGATGAGGTTAAAAGACCAGCAATTTTAATAATTGGCGGAGCTAAAATTTCTGATAAATTAGGGGTAATAAAAAATCTTTTACCAAAAGTTGATAAAGTTCTGTTAGGAGGTGGTGTAATTTTTACAATTTTTAAAGCGTTAGGATACGAAATCGGCAAATCGATATACGAAGAAAATCTTTTAAAAGAAGGTGAATTGTTGGCTAAGGAAGAAAAAGTTATCCTACCCAAAGATATCTTAATTGCTTCCGAAATTTCGGAAAATGCTCATTACTATAATACTCCAATAGAAGAGATAAGAAAAGACTATTACGGTGTAGATATTGGTAAAGAAACAATTACCCAATATGTGAAAATAATTAAAGAAGCAAAAACGATTATATTTTGTGGTCCTTTAGGAATATTTGAAATTGAACCCTTTAGCTGTGGTACAAGAGAAATTATAAAAGCAATCGCTGAGGTTACTCAAAAAGGTACTTTCAGTTTAGCCGGTGGCGGTGATACCGTGGCAGCAATAAATAAATTCAATTGTATCGACAAATTTTCATTTATTTCTATGGCCGGTGGTGCTACTTTAGAGTTTTTAGAAGGAAAAGAATTACCAGGCTTAAAAGCCCTTTTATAA
- the gap gene encoding type I glyceraldehyde-3-phosphate dehydrogenase, producing MARIAINGFGRIGRLVLRIGLENKNLEFVAINDVADGKILGHLLKYDSVHGQSPYEIKAEKDRLIVKEREIFVLNERDIKNLPWEKLKVDIVIEASGVFRKKEELENHLKNGAKKVILTAPPKDEKEIKSFVLGINEKDYDPEKDHIISNASCTTNCLLPLIKVLHENFRIISGYMTTIHAYTNDQRILDAPHKDLRRARACGLSMIPTTTGAAKMIGVIFPELKGKISGIAIRVPVANVSMVDLSCVVEKQTNKEEVNQVFKKASQTYLSKYLQYVEEELVSQDFVGNPYSCIFDATLTDVIDNNFVKVYAWYDNEWGYSCRVVELAELVAKNLK from the coding sequence ATGGCAAGAATAGCAATAAATGGATTTGGTCGAATCGGTAGATTAGTATTAAGAATTGGGTTAGAAAATAAAAATTTAGAATTTGTTGCTATTAATGATGTGGCTGATGGTAAAATTTTAGGACACCTTTTAAAGTATGACTCCGTTCACGGGCAATCTCCTTATGAAATAAAAGCAGAAAAAGATAGATTGATTGTAAAGGAGCGAGAAATTTTTGTGCTAAATGAAAGAGATATTAAAAATTTACCCTGGGAAAAATTAAAAGTCGACATTGTAATTGAAGCAAGCGGTGTGTTTCGTAAAAAAGAAGAACTAGAAAATCATCTCAAAAATGGTGCCAAAAAGGTAATTTTAACTGCTCCCCCAAAAGATGAAAAAGAAATCAAATCTTTTGTTTTAGGAATAAATGAAAAGGATTACGACCCGGAAAAAGATCATATTATTTCCAATGCTTCTTGCACAACTAATTGTCTTTTACCATTAATAAAAGTTCTTCACGAAAACTTTAGAATTATTTCTGGTTACATGACAACAATTCATGCTTACACCAATGACCAAAGAATTTTAGATGCTCCCCATAAAGATTTACGACGAGCTCGAGCATGCGGTCTATCAATGATTCCCACCACCACCGGAGCAGCGAAAATGATTGGTGTCATCTTTCCAGAATTAAAAGGGAAAATTTCCGGCATAGCAATAAGAGTACCGGTAGCAAATGTTTCGATGGTGGATTTATCTTGTGTGGTTGAAAAGCAGACAAACAAAGAAGAAGTAAACCAGGTATTTAAAAAAGCAAGCCAAACTTATTTAAGTAAATATCTTCAATATGTTGAAGAGGAATTAGTTTCTCAAGATTTTGTCGGAAATCCTTATTCTTGTATCTTTGACGCTACTCTTACCGATGTGATTGATAACAATTTTGTCAAAGTATATGCCTGGTATGATAATGAGTGGGGCTATTCTTGCCGCGTTGTAGAATTAGCGGAATTAGTGGCCAAAAATTTAAAATAA
- the thyX gene encoding FAD-dependent thymidylate synthase, translating into MKVNIAGYNIDTKVLKKISSKYKKLLTPETLSCAYARISRYDLSIEKLREIALKEIEKARKTNKRIIFEMGHSSIAEHSVFNIDIIKISRLAVEEIEHFRLASYTEKSQRYIKLKEGFYIPEEIKNTKIEEGYKKTIKKLFATYKDFIKKEIPKEDARYLLPLATCTQLGMTINARSLEYMLRKFSASPLEEIRELGKKIFTKVKKIAPSLLRYYQATNYELKTKEELKSFSKKFEHLRKLAEAEDVRLIAYYSDDLIPKALLYSYFDTPFPERLPLNTQEREAIIKKSLEYLEFYDAVPREFEFGFLVFEIVISAAAFAQLKRHRLMTLISQYYNPELKFTIPKSITDKNLEKEFRKRMEEVEELFYSLKEKLGIERAQYILTNAHRKRILIGLNPREFYHISRLREDREAQWEIREIVGKMNRLAKEKMPEVFLLLGGKDKYPEIYYSIYHKYPKSKIK; encoded by the coding sequence ATGAAAGTAAATATTGCGGGTTATAATATAGACACAAAAGTCTTAAAAAAAATATCTTCTAAATATAAAAAACTTTTAACACCAGAAACTTTATCTTGTGCCTACGCACGAATTAGTCGATACGATCTTTCGATTGAGAAATTAAGAGAAATTGCACTAAAAGAAATTGAAAAAGCAAGAAAAACAAATAAAAGAATAATTTTTGAAATGGGCCATTCTTCTATTGCTGAACACAGTGTTTTTAATATTGATATTATTAAAATATCCCGATTAGCGGTAGAGGAAATTGAGCATTTTCGGTTGGCTTCTTATACTGAGAAGTCCCAAAGATATATAAAGTTAAAAGAGGGTTTCTATATTCCGGAAGAAATAAAAAACACAAAAATTGAAGAAGGATATAAAAAAACTATTAAAAAACTCTTTGCTACTTATAAAGATTTTATAAAAAAGGAAATACCAAAGGAAGATGCCCGTTATCTTTTGCCTTTGGCTACTTGTACTCAATTGGGGATGACAATTAATGCTCGTAGTTTAGAGTATATGTTAAGAAAATTCTCTGCTTCTCCTTTAGAAGAGATTAGAGAATTAGGAAAAAAGATTTTTACAAAAGTAAAAAAAATTGCTCCGTCACTTTTGAGATATTATCAAGCCACCAATTACGAATTAAAAACAAAAGAAGAATTAAAAAGTTTTTCTAAAAAATTTGAACATCTGAGAAAGTTGGCAGAGGCGGAAGATGTTCGATTAATTGCCTATTATAGTGATGATTTGATTCCCAAAGCCCTTCTTTATTCTTACTTTGATACTCCCTTTCCTGAGAGATTACCTTTAAATACCCAAGAAAGAGAAGCGATTATTAAAAAAAGTTTAGAATACTTAGAGTTTTATGATGCTGTCCCCCGAGAATTTGAATTTGGGTTTTTAGTATTTGAAATTGTAATAAGTGCCGCTGCTTTTGCTCAATTGAAGAGGCATCGATTAATGACCTTGATAAGCCAATATTATAATCCGGAATTAAAGTTTACTATTCCGAAATCGATTACTGATAAAAATTTAGAAAAAGAGTTTCGAAAAAGAATGGAAGAGGTTGAGGAACTTTTCTATTCTTTAAAAGAAAAATTAGGGATAGAGAGGGCTCAATATATTTTAACTAATGCCCATCGAAAAAGAATTTTGATTGGTTTAAATCCTAGAGAATTTTATCATATCTCGCGGTTAAGAGAAGATAGAGAAGCTCAATGGGAGATTAGAGAAATTGTTGGAAAAATGAATAGATTAGCAAAAGAAAAAATGCCCGAGGTATTTCTTTTGCTCGGTGGCAAGGATAAATATCCCGAGATTTATTATTCTATTTATCATAAATATCCTAAATCAAAAATAAAATAA
- a CDS encoding HAMP domain-containing sensor histidine kinase — MKIKLGKRFLISYFIIVSLIFAIIFFVVSSFIFKKLEEEITLRSRIFARYMSQTQVEGAGSSSYELDIIFEEVIRKIDFPVIVTDDRGEIVAYRNVGKNPTKEILRKKLESLKKEKSPIPLLVNIGDTTKFLGEIYYGLSPSAKFIRFYPYYQILVLLFFIFLGIWAIFVYRKREEERLWTFLAKETAHQMATPLSSLLGWLTTLEDKIEKKYYEEMLLDVKKMEIALERFSRIGLPPKLKETPIKEVIEKVCQHFQKRMPLNIELILNLKSNPSLPLDEVLFGWSLENLLKNSVDAIGDNSGRIEIKEVPNNICYEIQIIDNGEGIDKKIRKKIFKPGVTSKKYGWGIGLSLAKRIIEEYHQGKLILKESKKNRTVFSIILKKK, encoded by the coding sequence ATGAAAATAAAACTGGGTAAAAGATTCTTAATCAGTTATTTTATTATTGTTTCTCTAATATTCGCAATAATATTTTTTGTCGTTTCTTCTTTTATTTTCAAAAAATTAGAAGAAGAGATAACTCTTCGTTCAAGAATTTTTGCAAGATATATGTCCCAAACCCAAGTAGAAGGGGCAGGCAGTAGTTCTTATGAGTTAGACATAATTTTTGAAGAAGTTATAAGGAAAATCGATTTTCCGGTAATTGTGACCGATGATCGTGGTGAAATCGTTGCTTATCGAAATGTTGGGAAAAATCCAACAAAAGAGATACTAAGAAAAAAATTAGAAAGCTTAAAGAAAGAGAAATCGCCAATTCCTCTTTTGGTGAATATTGGTGATACTACTAAATTTCTTGGTGAGATATATTATGGTTTGTCTCCTTCAGCAAAGTTTATTCGTTTTTATCCCTATTATCAAATCTTAGTTTTGTTATTTTTTATCTTTTTAGGAATTTGGGCAATTTTTGTTTATAGAAAAAGAGAAGAAGAAAGGTTATGGACTTTCTTAGCAAAAGAAACTGCCCACCAAATGGCTACTCCGCTTTCTTCTTTGTTAGGTTGGTTAACAACGTTGGAAGATAAGATTGAAAAAAAATATTATGAAGAAATGCTATTAGACGTAAAAAAAATGGAAATTGCTTTAGAAAGATTTTCTCGAATTGGGTTACCTCCTAAATTAAAAGAAACGCCAATAAAAGAGGTTATTGAAAAAGTTTGTCAACATTTTCAAAAAAGAATGCCGTTAAATATTGAATTGATTTTGAATTTAAAAAGTAATCCCTCTTTGCCTTTAGATGAGGTGCTCTTTGGTTGGAGTTTAGAGAATTTGTTGAAAAATAGTGTTGATGCCATTGGTGATAATTCAGGAAGAATTGAGATAAAAGAAGTCCCTAACAATATTTGTTACGAAATTCAAATAATTGACAATGGAGAAGGAATTGATAAAAAAATTAGAAAAAAGATTTTTAAGCCCGGGGTAACATCAAAAAAATACGGTTGGGGAATAGGTTTGTCATTGGCAAAGAGAATTATTGAAGAGTATCACCAAGGAAAATTAATATTAAAAGAATCTAAAAAGAATAGAACCGTTTTTTCGATTATCTTAAAGAAAAAATGA